The proteins below come from a single Benincasa hispida cultivar B227 chromosome 4, ASM972705v1, whole genome shotgun sequence genomic window:
- the LOC120076640 gene encoding zinc finger protein ENHYDROUS-like, producing MVSAENNSQSATVATSSSPGVEIEIMDTVTPAKKKRNLPGMPDPAAEVIALSPKSLLATNRFVCEICNKGFQRDQNLQLHRRGHNLPWKLRQRTSNEIRKRVYVCPEPSCVHHNPARALGDLTGIKKHFSRKHCEKKWKCERCSKKYAVQSDWKAHMKTCGTREYKCDCGTLFSRRDSFITHRAFCDALAFASSDSNVVAAAAAAVAVASSPLATVPLSPALSIQSSEAPDIPMGPPPLTPAVTSLTSAMASNVNKFNPTNGGGTSVFAGVFTSSPPIVTSAAAPNPPHQLTTAVSRSEDGNDCPTAAIEPTSLSLSTSLFLSCRASASSGSTSASSIFQDHPSHYSPSPQPAAMSATALLQKAAQMGVTSSNASSLLRASGLSLSPSPGPAISMTAGLGLGFGNEPTTRDLLGLGMGGGEGGGGGVSGGGLSALFVSFDGCDVEAASPYGGGGTNGL from the exons ATGGTATCAGCAGAGAATAATTCTCAATCGGCGACGGTTGCCACATCTTCCTCGCCGGGAGTTGAAATCGAGATCATGGATACCGTGACTCCAGCGAAGAAGAAGCGGAATCTCCCAGGGATGCCAGATCCAGCGGCGGAGGTAATAGCTCTGTCGCCAAAATCGCTTCTAGCAACGAACCGATTCGTGTGCGAGATCTGCAACAAAGGATTCCAACGAGACCAGAACCTGCAGCTTCACCGGCGCGGACATAACTTACCTTGGAAGCTCCGGCAACGGACGAGCAATGAAATTCGAAAACGAGTCTACGTCTGTCCAGAGCCTTCTTGCGTACATCATAATCCGGCTAGGGCACTGGGCGACCTAACTGGCATTAAAAAGCACTTCTCCAGAAAGCACTGCGAGAAGAAGTGGAAGTGCGAGCGATGCTCGAAGAAATACGCCGTTCAATCGGATTGGAAAGCGCATATGAAAACATGCGGAACTAGAGAATATAAATGCGATTGCGGAACTTTGTTTTCTAG GAGAGATAGTTTCATCACGCATCGGGCTTTTTGTGATGCTTTGGCGTTCGCAAGCTCGGATTCCAATGTAGTCGCCGCCGCTGCCGCCGCCGTGGCGGTTGCTTCATCGCCATTGGCTACCGTGCCGCTGTCTCCTGCTTTGTCAATTCAAAGCTCAG AAGCACCGGACATTCCCATGGGACCTCCTCCATTAACACCGGCAGTGACAAGTTTAACTTCGGCCATGGCCTCCAACGTTAACAAATTCAACCCAACAAACGGCGGTGGTACAAGTGTTTTCGCGGGTGTATTTACTTCTTCTCCTCCCATTGTTACCAGTGCTGCTGCCCCAAATCCGCCCCATCAACTCACCACCGCCGTCAGCCGATCAGAAGACGGCAATGATTGCCCAACCGCCGCCATTGAGCCCACATCGCTCTCTCTCTCAACGTCCCTTTTCCTCTCCTGTAGAGCCTCAGCCTCATCGGGCTCAACCTCAGCCTCTTCCATTTTTCAAGACCATCCTTCACATTACTCGCCGTCGCCACAGCCCGCCGCCATGTCCGCAACCGCACTGCTCCAAAAGGCTGCCCAAATGGGCGTCACCAGCTCTAACGCCTCCTCTTTACTTCGTGCCTCCGGGCTGTCACTATCACCATCTCCCGGCCCCGCCATCTCCATGACGGCTGGGCTCGGACTTGGATTTGGTAACGAGCCCACCACGCGGGACCTCCTAGGATTGGGCATGGGCGGCGGCGAAGGTGGTGGAGGCGGGGTTTCCGGCGGAGGTCTATCTGCTCTTTTCGTCTCCTTTGATGGCTGTGACGTTGAAGCTGCTTCGCCTTACGGCGGCGGCGGGACTAATGGGTTATGA